A window from Chitinophaga filiformis encodes these proteins:
- a CDS encoding NAD-dependent epimerase/dehydratase family protein: MKVLVTGSAGHLGEGLARILKAQHYEVIGIDILASSFTTHVGSITDRDFVKSCLDGVEAVFHTATLHKPHVATHSMQDFIDTNITGTLNLLQESVAAGVEAFVFTSTTSVFGDAMEPKEGAPAAWITEDVTPVPKNIYGVTKAAAEDLCQLFFRNQGLPCIVLRTSRFFPEEDDNRKVRNAYADDNLKANEFLHRRVELEDAVNAHILAAKKAKEIGFGKYIISATTPFVHGHATYLRNNALWVVQGLVPDYVKEYERRGWKMFQGIDRVYVNEKARKELGWNPVYDFRYVIERLKAGEELRSPLAKLVGSKGYHAEAFEDGPYPV; encoded by the coding sequence ATGAAAGTTTTAGTTACCGGAAGCGCCGGACATCTTGGAGAAGGGCTGGCCCGTATACTGAAGGCTCAGCACTATGAGGTGATTGGCATAGATATTCTTGCCTCTTCGTTTACAACGCATGTAGGTTCCATCACTGACAGGGACTTTGTAAAAAGTTGTCTTGATGGTGTGGAGGCTGTATTTCATACCGCTACATTACACAAGCCGCATGTAGCCACGCATAGCATGCAGGATTTCATTGATACCAATATAACAGGTACCCTGAACCTGTTGCAGGAATCTGTTGCGGCAGGTGTGGAAGCTTTTGTTTTTACCAGTACGACCAGTGTTTTCGGAGATGCGATGGAGCCTAAGGAGGGCGCACCTGCAGCCTGGATCACGGAAGACGTGACACCTGTGCCCAAGAACATCTATGGCGTTACCAAAGCAGCAGCGGAAGATCTCTGCCAGCTGTTCTTCAGGAACCAGGGACTGCCCTGTATTGTACTGAGAACATCCCGCTTTTTCCCGGAAGAAGACGATAACCGCAAGGTAAGAAATGCCTATGCTGACGATAATCTGAAGGCCAATGAATTCCTCCATCGCCGCGTGGAGCTGGAGGACGCTGTCAATGCACATATACTGGCGGCTAAAAAGGCAAAAGAGATAGGTTTCGGGAAATACATTATCAGCGCCACTACTCCTTTTGTACATGGACATGCTACCTATCTGCGGAATAATGCGTTGTGGGTAGTACAGGGGCTCGTTCCTGATTATGTAAAGGAATATGAGCGGCGGGGCTGGAAGATGTTCCAGGGAATTGACAGGGTATACGTGAATGAAAAAGCCAGGAAAGAGCTGGGATGGAACCCTGTCTATGATTTCAGGTATGTTATAGAGCGCCTGAAAGCGGGAGAAGAACTGCGTAGCCCGCTCGCCAAACTAGTAGGATCCAAGGGCTATCATGCGGAAGCATTCGAAGATGGTCCTTATCCGGTATAA
- a CDS encoding amidohydrolase, whose protein sequence is MKADLILYNGSIHTVDRDNPAATAVAIKDGKFVAVGDDISVMKMAGEGTTLIDLKRRRTIPGLNDSHTHLIRGGLNFNLELRWDGVPSLADAMRMLKEQVARTPSPQWVRVVGGWSEFQFAEKRMPTLDEINAAAPDTPVFILHLYDRALLNRAALRAVGYTKDTPDPPGGKIQRDAGGEPTGLLLATPNAMILYSTLAKGPKLSYEYQVNSSRHFMREMNRFGITSVIDAGGGYQNFPDDYKVIDELHKQGQLTVRIAYNLFTQRPKHEEEDFDSWIKSVKVYQGDDMYRHNGAGEMLVFSAADFESFVQPRPDLPAVMEEELERVVRLLVSNRWPFRLHATYNESITRFLNVFEKVNRDIPFQGLPWIFDHAETIDEKNIERVKALGGGIAIQSRMAYQGEYFTDRYGEAAAAHTPPVKRMLEMGVPVGAGSDATRVSSYNPWVGLYWLSAGRTVGGLQLYPDQQRLSRETALELYTRGSAWFSNEQQKKGAIKVGMLADLTVLDSDYFTVTEEEIKGIEADLTIVDGRIVYAKGDFNQWAPPPIPILPDWSPTAIYNGYHPGSNKLGAKTYKFAEKAPVNDISAMVHQCIGNCGVHGHEHDKARRSDVPVNNYTAFWGALGCSCFAF, encoded by the coding sequence ATGAAAGCAGATCTGATACTTTATAACGGGAGTATACATACAGTTGACCGGGATAACCCTGCTGCTACAGCGGTTGCCATCAAAGACGGCAAATTCGTAGCCGTCGGCGACGATATAAGCGTCATGAAAATGGCGGGCGAAGGCACTACATTAATAGATCTGAAAAGAAGACGTACTATTCCCGGTTTAAATGATTCCCATACACACCTGATACGTGGTGGCCTGAACTTCAACCTGGAATTACGCTGGGATGGTGTGCCCTCCCTGGCAGATGCCATGAGGATGCTGAAAGAACAGGTAGCCCGTACGCCTTCGCCGCAATGGGTACGCGTAGTAGGCGGCTGGAGCGAATTTCAGTTTGCCGAAAAGCGCATGCCCACGCTGGATGAGATCAACGCGGCAGCGCCGGATACGCCCGTTTTCATCCTGCACCTGTACGACAGGGCTTTGCTGAACAGGGCTGCATTAAGAGCGGTGGGATATACAAAAGATACACCCGATCCTCCGGGAGGAAAGATCCAGCGGGATGCAGGCGGGGAACCTACCGGCTTGTTGCTGGCCACGCCGAATGCCATGATCCTGTATTCTACACTGGCCAAAGGACCTAAGCTGTCTTACGAATACCAGGTGAATTCCAGCAGGCATTTCATGCGCGAAATGAACCGTTTTGGCATTACCAGTGTGATTGATGCGGGAGGCGGATACCAGAATTTCCCCGACGACTATAAAGTGATAGATGAACTGCACAAGCAGGGGCAGCTTACTGTACGTATTGCCTACAATCTGTTTACACAAAGGCCGAAACACGAAGAGGAAGATTTTGACAGTTGGATAAAATCTGTGAAAGTATACCAGGGCGACGATATGTACCGGCACAACGGTGCAGGAGAAATGCTGGTATTCTCTGCGGCGGATTTTGAATCTTTTGTACAGCCGCGTCCTGATCTTCCTGCTGTAATGGAAGAAGAGCTGGAAAGAGTGGTGCGCCTGCTGGTAAGCAATCGCTGGCCCTTCCGCCTGCACGCTACATACAATGAAAGCATCACCCGTTTCCTGAACGTGTTTGAAAAGGTGAACAGGGATATACCTTTCCAGGGTTTGCCCTGGATCTTTGACCATGCAGAGACGATCGATGAAAAGAATATAGAGCGGGTGAAAGCGCTGGGCGGAGGTATTGCCATCCAAAGCCGCATGGCTTACCAGGGAGAATATTTTACAGACAGATATGGTGAAGCAGCTGCAGCGCATACGCCGCCGGTTAAACGAATGCTGGAAATGGGCGTACCTGTGGGAGCAGGTAGTGACGCCACCCGTGTGTCCAGCTACAATCCCTGGGTAGGGCTATATTGGCTGAGTGCAGGAAGAACGGTAGGCGGTCTGCAACTATACCCCGATCAACAGCGCCTGAGCAGGGAGACCGCATTGGAACTGTACACCAGGGGTAGTGCCTGGTTCTCTAATGAACAGCAAAAGAAGGGCGCTATAAAGGTTGGCATGCTGGCAGATCTGACGGTGTTGGACAGTGACTATTTCACCGTAACGGAAGAAGAAATAAAGGGGATTGAAGCTGACCTGACCATTGTAGATGGCCGGATTGTATATGCCAAAGGCGATTTCAATCAGTGGGCGCCACCGCCCATCCCGATATTACCGGACTGGTCTCCCACAGCCATTTATAATGGCTATCATCCCGGCTCCAATAAGTTAGGCGCCAAGACCTATAAGTTCGCAGAAAAGGCCCCTGTAAATGACATCAGCGCTATGGTGCATCAATGTATAGGCAATTGTGGCGTGCATGGTCATGAACATGACAAAGCCCGCAGAAGTGATGTGCCGGTAAATAATTATACAGCTTTCTGGGGCGCATTGGGCTGCTCCTGTTTTGCTTTTTAA
- a CDS encoding SPFH domain-containing protein, with protein MQTSEVFRWLVIIGLPVLCLILYKYILRVFFGLVIVPEDKLGLVTKKFVLVGKQELPEGRIIATNGEAGFQAQTLAPGVYFGKWFWQYEVTFQSFTIIPTGKIGLVLAKDGTELRPGAVMARRVDCDAYQNAEAFLNNGGQKGRQTAIMTPGSYRINTFLFEVEITDMTTVPDNAVGIVTTLEGQAIEAGQIAGKTIPDHNNFQNADAFLNNGGYKGLQEQVILSGSYFLNPWFAKVEMRQMTEIPISHVGVVISYVGSDGEDLSGIEFKHGNIVAKNHKGVWADPLGPGKYPINPYIMKVEYVPTTNLVLNWASARSEAHQLDKNLSTITVRSKDGFTFNLDVAQIIHIPSTEAPKVIARFGNMGNLVTQVLEPTIGNYFRNSAQDAEVIDFLKSRKERQESAKLHIGRVLEQYNVFGVDTLIGDIVPPESLMKTLTDRKLAEEQKVTYDTQMRAQETRQALEKETAIAEIQKEIVKADQGVLIAERIADAAVKKATGDANSVRLQANAEADRMKLLASGEAEKVRVLAKAEAERTELIAKADAEKISLTGNAEAEKILAIGKSSAESYKLAVEAMGGNNFTQLKVMEAIGEQHIKIMPDILIGGGDSTNGSISGLLGLKLLEQLGNKQEASREESK; from the coding sequence ATGCAAACATCTGAAGTGTTCAGGTGGCTGGTCATTATCGGCTTACCCGTACTATGCCTTATTCTCTACAAGTACATCCTTCGCGTCTTCTTTGGTCTTGTTATAGTACCGGAAGACAAGCTCGGTCTTGTTACAAAAAAATTCGTCCTGGTTGGTAAACAGGAATTGCCGGAAGGTCGCATCATCGCTACAAATGGCGAAGCAGGTTTCCAGGCACAGACACTGGCGCCCGGTGTTTATTTCGGAAAGTGGTTCTGGCAATACGAGGTCACTTTCCAGTCCTTTACCATCATCCCTACCGGTAAGATCGGTCTCGTACTTGCAAAAGACGGTACTGAACTAAGACCGGGGGCTGTTATGGCCCGCCGTGTGGATTGCGATGCATATCAGAACGCAGAAGCATTCCTTAACAATGGTGGACAAAAAGGACGGCAGACGGCCATCATGACACCAGGTTCTTATCGTATCAACACATTCCTTTTTGAAGTGGAAATTACTGATATGACCACCGTACCTGACAACGCAGTAGGTATCGTTACCACACTGGAAGGCCAGGCCATCGAAGCCGGCCAGATTGCAGGTAAGACTATCCCTGACCATAACAACTTCCAGAATGCAGACGCATTCCTGAACAATGGCGGTTATAAAGGTCTGCAGGAGCAGGTGATCCTGTCCGGTTCCTACTTCCTGAACCCCTGGTTTGCCAAAGTAGAGATGCGGCAGATGACAGAGATACCGATCAGCCATGTGGGTGTCGTGATCTCCTATGTGGGTAGTGATGGAGAGGACCTCAGTGGTATAGAGTTCAAACATGGTAATATCGTTGCAAAAAACCATAAGGGTGTATGGGCTGACCCATTGGGACCAGGTAAATATCCTATCAACCCATATATCATGAAGGTGGAATACGTACCCACTACCAACCTGGTGCTGAACTGGGCTTCTGCACGGAGCGAAGCGCACCAGCTGGATAAGAACCTGTCTACTATCACCGTACGTAGTAAGGACGGTTTTACCTTCAACCTGGACGTAGCACAGATCATTCATATTCCGTCTACCGAAGCGCCTAAAGTAATTGCCCGTTTCGGTAATATGGGGAACCTTGTTACACAGGTCTTGGAACCTACCATCGGTAACTACTTCCGTAACTCCGCACAGGATGCTGAGGTGATCGACTTCCTGAAGAGCCGTAAGGAAAGACAGGAATCTGCCAAATTACACATTGGCAGGGTACTGGAACAATACAACGTATTCGGTGTGGATACACTGATCGGTGATATCGTACCTCCTGAAAGCCTGATGAAAACTCTGACAGACCGTAAACTGGCCGAAGAGCAGAAGGTAACCTACGACACGCAGATGCGTGCACAGGAAACCAGGCAGGCACTCGAAAAAGAAACGGCTATTGCTGAAATCCAGAAAGAGATCGTTAAGGCTGACCAGGGTGTACTGATCGCTGAAAGGATCGCTGACGCTGCTGTTAAGAAAGCCACTGGTGATGCCAATAGCGTGCGTCTGCAGGCGAATGCGGAAGCTGACAGAATGAAACTGCTGGCAAGCGGTGAGGCAGAAAAAGTACGCGTACTGGCAAAGGCGGAGGCCGAAAGAACAGAGCTGATCGCAAAAGCCGATGCCGAAAAGATCTCACTGACAGGTAATGCAGAAGCAGAGAAGATCCTTGCTATTGGTAAGTCCAGCGCCGAATCCTATAAACTGGCCGTGGAAGCAATGGGTGGTAACAACTTTACCCAGCTGAAGGTGATGGAAGCCATCGGTGAACAGCATATCAAGATCATGCCTGACATCCTCATCGGAGGTGGTGACAGTACCAACGGTTCTATCAGCGGTCTGCTGGGACTAAAACTGCTGGAGCAGCTGGGCAACAAACAGGAAGCATCCAGAGAAGAAAGTAAATAA
- a CDS encoding DoxX family protein, with protein sequence MTDILKGVLYSDMGSDINNWAMFVFRILLALELFRVHGLKKFRLENGQREHVPNPLHLPEKLNAMVATLSDTVAPFLVMIGIATRLVVLPVIGVTAIGYFVVHRHDNVEVRDVPYMYTLCFLFLLCVGAGTISADHYIYSLLTQ encoded by the coding sequence ATGACAGACATACTGAAAGGTGTATTATACTCCGATATGGGAAGTGATATCAATAACTGGGCAATGTTTGTTTTCAGGATATTACTTGCATTGGAGTTGTTCAGGGTACACGGCCTGAAGAAATTCAGGCTGGAGAACGGACAGCGGGAACATGTACCTAACCCCTTACATCTTCCTGAGAAACTGAACGCCATGGTGGCGACACTATCTGATACCGTAGCGCCTTTCCTGGTCATGATCGGTATTGCTACACGATTGGTGGTGCTACCTGTCATCGGTGTGACGGCTATTGGTTATTTTGTAGTACACCGGCACGATAACGTTGAAGTAAGGGATGTTCCCTATATGTACACGCTTTGCTTCCTTTTCCTCTTGTGCGTGGGCGCCGGGACTATTTCAGCAGATCATTACATCTATTCACTATTAACACAATAA
- a CDS encoding Crp/Fnr family transcriptional regulator, translated as MITTNLQLRNLMEELTGNESTGNAITLRTLQPKQRLIVQDQALQSVYVIRSGVTKCFITENNERDYILDFLGEGEILGEIEAIRHTRATCTIEAITPLTVYTMTSVQFHHFFKTLPAFGSVVLELIATRLARISEKAARQQLYTLSEILPQLLSALESQQITFTKQDLSEYLGISVRSLNRLLKDAGHTTS; from the coding sequence ATGATCACAACGAATCTGCAACTGCGGAATTTAATGGAAGAGCTGACAGGCAATGAAAGCACCGGCAATGCTATCACACTGCGGACCCTTCAGCCCAAACAGCGGCTGATTGTACAGGATCAGGCGCTCCAGAGTGTATATGTTATAAGGTCGGGGGTGACAAAGTGTTTCATCACAGAAAACAATGAAAGAGATTATATCCTGGATTTCCTGGGAGAAGGTGAGATACTCGGGGAAATCGAAGCCATCAGGCACACCAGGGCAACGTGCACGATAGAAGCCATTACACCGCTGACCGTTTATACTATGACTAGCGTGCAGTTCCATCATTTCTTTAAAACACTGCCTGCCTTTGGCAGCGTTGTGCTGGAACTGATAGCCACCCGCCTGGCCAGGATCTCTGAAAAAGCAGCAAGACAACAGCTATATACCTTATCGGAAATATTGCCCCAGCTGCTGTCTGCACTGGAATCTCAACAGATCACATTTACGAAACAGGATCTTTCCGAATACCTGGGCATTTCCGTGAGAAGCCTGAACAGGTTATTGAAAGACGCCGGTCATACTACTTCTTAA
- a CDS encoding YoaK family protein: MDEKKNIAYISICLAFAAGFCDAATFTAADELFSAHVTGNFVVFAYDLIRGAEAKSWLKLLSFPVFTAAVIAAGWFAPKLKSGYTLLLVEGAILLVAGGLDIAFGRPGSAWSAVMPYIVVLAMGIQNAFGRLYATAAYAPTTMMTGNVTQLTLDIAKILMPGVWNSDHRPAFAKQFIVIGGFLAGCLAGAFLAAHFGMWTVALPGVLLLLLFFI, from the coding sequence ATGGACGAAAAGAAGAATATTGCCTACATCAGCATATGCCTGGCCTTTGCTGCGGGCTTTTGCGATGCAGCTACCTTTACTGCGGCAGACGAATTATTTTCTGCGCACGTGACCGGCAACTTCGTTGTATTTGCGTATGACCTCATCAGGGGCGCTGAAGCAAAGTCCTGGTTGAAATTACTTTCCTTCCCGGTATTCACCGCGGCTGTTATTGCAGCCGGATGGTTTGCGCCAAAACTGAAAAGCGGTTATACGCTGCTGCTGGTAGAAGGTGCGATCCTGCTGGTAGCGGGGGGACTCGATATTGCTTTTGGCAGACCGGGTAGTGCATGGAGTGCAGTAATGCCTTATATAGTGGTGCTGGCTATGGGCATTCAGAATGCATTCGGGCGCCTGTACGCTACTGCAGCGTATGCACCAACTACGATGATGACGGGTAATGTAACGCAGCTGACGCTGGACATTGCAAAAATACTGATGCCGGGTGTATGGAACAGCGATCACCGGCCGGCATTTGCGAAACAGTTCATTGTTATTGGGGGCTTCCTGGCTGGTTGCCTGGCAGGTGCATTCCTGGCGGCTCATTTTGGAATGTGGACGGTAGCATTGCCTGGCGTATTGCTGCTATTGCTTTTCTTTATATGA
- a CDS encoding VOC family protein, translating to MKQKIAHITLVVDNYDDAIRFYTEKLHFTLIEDTPLSDNKRWVLVAPPGSDGTFLLLAQAVGEQQKSRIGNQTGGRVFLFLYTDDFERDFQNLQDKGVKIVRQPVREPYGTVAVFEDLYGNMWDLIQPAGSRYF from the coding sequence ATGAAACAAAAGATCGCTCATATCACGCTTGTCGTAGACAATTACGATGATGCTATCCGGTTCTATACCGAAAAACTACACTTTACCCTTATTGAAGACACCCCGCTGAGCGATAACAAAAGATGGGTGCTGGTAGCACCACCGGGTTCAGACGGAACCTTCCTGCTGCTGGCACAAGCTGTTGGTGAACAGCAGAAAAGCAGGATAGGCAATCAGACCGGAGGAAGAGTATTCCTGTTCCTTTATACCGACGACTTTGAAAGAGACTTTCAAAACCTGCAGGATAAGGGCGTAAAAATCGTCCGGCAACCTGTCCGGGAACCCTATGGAACAGTCGCTGTTTTTGAAGACCTGTATGGCAATATGTGGGACCTGATACAGCCTGCGGGATCACGATATTTTTAA
- a CDS encoding Fic family protein, producing the protein MVAYLYELKDWPNFHWVQETLSVKLGAVRHRQGKIMGHMEALGFPLQEEAMLAILTLDIVKTNEIEGELLNPEQVRSSVARKLGMDVPGLIPSDRHIEGVVEMMLDATLRYDLPLTEERLFDWHAAMFPTGRSGMYKITVGDWRDDSKGPMQVVSGAAGKEHVHFQAPHADIVSREMKIFLDWFNGDINIDPVLKAAVAHLWFLTIHPFADGNGRIARAVADMQLARADQTSLRFYSMSAQIKRERNAYYKILEKTQKGSLDITRWLEWFIDCLERTLIATEDILSAVLKKARYWDKHMAVILNERQRLMINKLFDGFEGNLTSSKWAKMTKCSQDTALRDIQYLIDKGMLQKSSSAGKNTNYVLKTD; encoded by the coding sequence ATGGTTGCCTATTTATATGAACTTAAAGATTGGCCGAACTTTCACTGGGTGCAGGAAACGCTTTCCGTGAAATTGGGTGCTGTGCGCCATCGGCAGGGGAAGATCATGGGGCATATGGAGGCATTAGGGTTTCCCCTCCAGGAGGAAGCTATGCTCGCCATCCTGACATTGGATATTGTGAAGACAAATGAGATAGAAGGAGAACTCCTAAACCCTGAACAGGTACGTTCATCGGTAGCCCGTAAGCTGGGAATGGATGTACCAGGACTTATTCCTTCAGACAGGCATATAGAGGGAGTGGTAGAGATGATGTTGGATGCTACCCTCCGGTATGATCTGCCACTTACTGAAGAACGCTTGTTTGACTGGCATGCTGCCATGTTTCCTACGGGAAGAAGTGGCATGTATAAAATTACTGTGGGGGACTGGCGGGACGACTCTAAAGGTCCTATGCAGGTTGTTTCCGGCGCCGCGGGGAAGGAACATGTACATTTTCAGGCGCCACATGCTGATATCGTATCCAGGGAGATGAAAATCTTTCTGGATTGGTTTAATGGCGATATCAATATTGATCCGGTGCTGAAAGCTGCTGTTGCCCACCTGTGGTTTTTGACGATCCACCCCTTCGCTGATGGCAACGGGCGGATTGCACGTGCTGTAGCCGATATGCAGCTGGCGCGTGCCGATCAGACCAGTCTTCGTTTTTACAGTATGTCTGCACAGATCAAGCGGGAAAGGAATGCCTATTATAAAATACTGGAGAAAACGCAGAAGGGAAGTCTTGATATAACAAGATGGCTGGAATGGTTTATTGATTGCCTGGAGCGTACGCTGATCGCTACCGAAGACATATTATCAGCAGTATTGAAAAAGGCCCGGTATTGGGATAAACATATGGCTGTTATATTGAATGAACGTCAGCGTTTAATGATAAATAAACTATTTGACGGATTTGAAGGCAACCTGACGTCTTCCAAGTGGGCAAAGATGACAAAATGCTCCCAGGATACTGCTTTGCGCGACATCCAGTATCTCATTGATAAAGGCATGCTACAGAAATCATCTTCAGCCGGGAAAAACACAAATTATGTTTTGAAAACAGATTAG
- a CDS encoding Dps family protein, translating into MEPNIGIKKDYLSQISHELARILADEFLLYAKTRNAHWNVEGPDFHSKHVFFEQQYEELDEIMDGVAERIRSLGHYAPATLKEYLALTHLTEKSRSANDGAGFIGELLSDHESLIIHLRENINRFANDWHDQGTSDYITGLMEQHEKMAWMLRAHLR; encoded by the coding sequence ATGGAGCCAAATATCGGTATCAAGAAAGATTACCTGTCGCAGATCTCGCACGAGCTGGCCAGGATACTGGCAGATGAATTCCTGTTGTATGCCAAGACCCGTAATGCGCACTGGAATGTAGAAGGTCCGGACTTTCATTCCAAGCATGTGTTTTTTGAGCAGCAGTATGAAGAACTGGATGAGATCATGGATGGTGTGGCAGAACGCATACGCTCCCTGGGCCATTATGCTCCTGCCACGCTCAAGGAATACCTTGCGTTGACACACCTGACTGAAAAAAGCCGTTCGGCAAATGATGGCGCAGGTTTTATCGGCGAGTTACTGTCTGATCATGAAAGCCTGATCATTCATTTGCGGGAGAATATCAACCGCTTTGCGAACGACTGGCATGACCAGGGCACGAGCGACTACATTACAGGTCTTATGGAACAACATGAAAAAATGGCCTGGATGTTAAGAGCACATTTAAGATAA
- a CDS encoding hydrolase translates to MPNATQIAQPSAELLNPDNHTLVLIDYEGQMGFATKSIDITELRNNVAIIAGASKIFNVPTVVTTVAEESFSGPVFLELEAAYPKASSGYIDRTSMNTWEDVNAYNAIVGKGKKKIVLGGLWTSVCIVGPALSAIAAGYEVYVITDACGDVSVEAHERAVQRMIQAGAKPVTSIQYLLELQRDWARQGTYEAVTTLMKQHGGGYGIGIQYAHTMLKH, encoded by the coding sequence ATGCCAAACGCCACGCAAATAGCTCAACCATCTGCAGAACTACTCAATCCCGACAATCATACACTTGTACTGATCGATTATGAAGGGCAAATGGGTTTTGCCACCAAGAGTATTGATATTACAGAGCTTCGTAATAATGTTGCCATTATTGCGGGCGCATCAAAGATCTTCAATGTTCCCACTGTTGTGACAACTGTAGCCGAGGAAAGTTTCAGTGGTCCGGTGTTCCTGGAGCTGGAAGCGGCCTATCCAAAAGCCAGTTCAGGTTACATAGACAGAACTTCCATGAATACATGGGAAGATGTTAATGCTTACAATGCTATTGTAGGGAAAGGAAAGAAAAAAATAGTGCTGGGCGGACTGTGGACCAGCGTATGCATTGTTGGACCTGCACTTTCTGCAATTGCGGCGGGGTATGAGGTGTATGTGATCACAGATGCCTGTGGCGACGTGTCCGTTGAAGCTCATGAAAGAGCAGTACAGCGTATGATACAGGCAGGTGCCAAGCCGGTTACTTCCATACAATACCTGCTTGAATTGCAACGCGACTGGGCAAGACAAGGTACTTATGAAGCAGTTACCACACTTATGAAGCAACACGGAGGTGGTTATGGCATCGGCATCCAGTATGCGCATACGATGTTAAAGCACTAG
- a CDS encoding multiheme c-type cytochrome: MNKRLLYVSLLIISCIIIFSQCIHKQPGEDNKDLRGEQFAGSAACMGCHKRIYDSYLSTGHYKTSGPASQALIKGSFVNPHNVFSYGNGTKVVMEARDSGLFQVAYGDSVLQELHRFDISVGSGRKAQTFLSWRNGKYFQLPLSYFIPAHSWANSPGFPPSYPKFDRVIPSTCFGCHSSAVGIKSVSMEGLQLSEEFEKNQLVYGIDCERCHGPAAEHVAFHTTHPQEKAAMHITKIGGLKKQQQLDMCALCHSGLGTPQKPAFEFKPGDALSDYFFPDFTRPERAAEVDVHGKQYQLFTASKCFIKSDKMTCSSCHDPHNNERNRLQAFSQRCMSCHQPEGPAFCKMTSLPAAVLSKNCIDCHMPALPSRNITMLTEGQTSPTPDSMRTHLITVYREETKAFMAALKK, from the coding sequence ATGAACAAACGCCTGCTATATGTATCCCTGTTGATCATTTCCTGTATTATCATCTTTTCGCAATGCATCCATAAGCAGCCGGGTGAAGATAACAAAGATCTCCGGGGAGAACAATTTGCCGGATCAGCCGCCTGCATGGGCTGTCATAAGCGTATTTATGATAGTTACCTGAGCACAGGGCATTATAAAACTTCCGGCCCTGCATCCCAGGCCCTTATCAAAGGTAGTTTTGTGAACCCTCATAATGTCTTTTCTTACGGCAATGGAACAAAGGTGGTGATGGAAGCCAGGGATAGCGGTCTTTTCCAGGTTGCTTATGGAGATAGTGTTTTGCAGGAACTGCATCGTTTTGACATTAGTGTCGGATCGGGCAGAAAGGCACAGACCTTTCTTTCCTGGCGGAATGGAAAGTATTTCCAGCTGCCGCTGTCCTATTTTATTCCTGCACATAGCTGGGCGAACAGTCCTGGTTTTCCTCCTTCTTATCCAAAATTTGACAGGGTGATACCCAGTACCTGTTTCGGTTGCCATAGCTCCGCTGTGGGTATTAAGAGCGTAAGTATGGAAGGCTTGCAACTGTCTGAAGAGTTTGAAAAAAATCAGCTGGTGTACGGTATTGATTGTGAGCGGTGCCATGGTCCGGCGGCAGAGCACGTGGCTTTTCATACCACGCATCCGCAGGAAAAAGCAGCCATGCATATTACAAAGATCGGTGGTTTGAAAAAACAGCAACAACTGGACATGTGCGCATTGTGTCATTCCGGGCTGGGTACGCCGCAAAAACCTGCTTTTGAATTTAAACCGGGAGATGCCTTGTCTGATTATTTCTTTCCCGATTTCACCCGTCCGGAGAGAGCGGCAGAGGTGGATGTACATGGAAAACAATACCAGTTATTTACTGCCAGTAAATGTTTTATAAAAAGTGATAAGATGACCTGCTCATCCTGTCATGATCCGCATAATAATGAAAGGAACCGGTTACAGGCTTTCTCGCAGCGTTGTATGAGTTGTCATCAGCCGGAAGGACCTGCCTTTTGTAAAATGACTTCACTGCCGGCAGCGGTACTTTCGAAGAATTGTATTGATTGCCATATGCCGGCATTGCCATCAAGGAATATTACCATGCTGACCGAAGGGCAAACCAGCCCTACGCCCGATTCCATGCGTACGCACCTGATAACTGTATACAGGGAAGAAACGAAAGCTTTTATGGCAGCACTTAAGAAGTAG